Proteins encoded by one window of Methanocalculus alkaliphilus:
- the tfrB gene encoding fumarate reductase (CoM/CoB) subunit TfrB, whose amino-acid sequence MKEMTFTIQRFDPETESGPHCESYMVRVNDGARVLDALEAVRRDHDPSLAIRSCCRAGQCGSCAVRMNGSPVLACMEEAADGMIIEPLDLPLIRDLVTDIAPVLERLATILPSEVGDGLSREEVELIKPLRECIECLSCVSVCPALKVTDFAGPTAMRQEMRCALDPRDTRDRIPESIERGLFACTTCHRCVEVCPKEIEIPGKAIEKLRERANRAGLTLPRHRAVADLIERTGRSVERSAATFLEQVPEVIEPDGPVKMTIGFFVGCMFNGRVTKPALDAMEVMKRNGIRVVIPHEQVCCGSPLIRTGQTTFVSELKRKNIEAFTSRGIETVMTICAGCGSTLKNDYDTPFTVMDITEILVKAGFEPPAKLPITATYHDPCHLLRGQGIADPPRTILEQVVERYIPMPAQCCGAGGGVRSGQPEEAAALGKLRGEAIEATGADIVVTICPFCEFHIQEQTDTPVKNLASLMLEGYRKKDQKKGGD is encoded by the coding sequence ATGAAAGAGATGACGTTTACAATCCAGAGGTTCGATCCCGAAACGGAATCGGGACCACATTGTGAGAGCTATATGGTCAGGGTTAATGACGGTGCCCGGGTCCTTGATGCACTTGAGGCGGTCCGGCGCGACCATGACCCCTCGCTTGCGATCCGGTCATGCTGCCGGGCAGGCCAGTGCGGCTCCTGTGCCGTCCGGATGAACGGGAGCCCGGTCCTCGCCTGCATGGAGGAGGCGGCAGATGGCATGATCATCGAACCCCTTGACCTCCCGCTTATCCGGGATCTCGTCACCGATATCGCCCCGGTTCTGGAGCGGCTGGCAACCATCCTCCCTTCAGAGGTGGGGGACGGTCTTTCGCGGGAAGAGGTCGAGCTGATCAAGCCGCTTCGTGAATGTATCGAATGTCTCAGCTGTGTCTCTGTCTGCCCGGCATTGAAGGTCACCGACTTTGCCGGTCCGACAGCCATGCGCCAGGAGATGCGGTGTGCCCTGGATCCGAGGGATACCCGGGATCGGATCCCCGAATCGATAGAACGAGGTCTCTTTGCCTGCACAACCTGCCACCGCTGTGTCGAGGTCTGCCCAAAGGAGATCGAGATCCCCGGAAAGGCAATCGAGAAACTCCGGGAGCGGGCAAACCGTGCCGGGCTCACCCTCCCCCGCCATCGTGCGGTTGCGGATCTTATCGAGCGGACCGGGAGGAGTGTGGAGCGATCTGCCGCGACCTTCCTTGAGCAGGTGCCTGAGGTGATCGAGCCGGACGGCCCGGTGAAGATGACGATCGGCTTTTTTGTCGGCTGCATGTTCAATGGCAGGGTCACAAAGCCGGCCCTCGATGCGATGGAGGTGATGAAGAGAAACGGCATCCGTGTCGTCATCCCGCATGAACAGGTCTGCTGCGGCTCCCCGCTCATCCGGACGGGTCAGACGACGTTTGTTTCGGAGCTGAAGAGGAAGAATATCGAGGCATTCACCTCACGGGGGATTGAGACCGTCATGACGATCTGTGCCGGCTGTGGTTCGACCCTGAAGAATGATTATGATACCCCGTTTACCGTGATGGATATCACCGAGATCCTGGTGAAGGCGGGCTTTGAGCCCCCGGCGAAGCTTCCGATCACAGCGACCTACCATGATCCCTGCCATCTCCTGAGGGGGCAGGGGATCGCTGACCCGCCACGAACAATCCTTGAGCAGGTGGTGGAGCGGTATATCCCGATGCCAGCCCAGTGCTGCGGTGCCGGCGGCGGCGTCCGTTCCGGCCAGCCTGAAGAGGCGGCAGCTCTTGGCAAACTCAGGGGTGAGGCGATTGAAGCGACGG
- the tfrA gene encoding fumarate reductase (CoM/CoB) subunit TfrA — translation MGAIEREDCHVLVIGSGGAGIRAALEAAEYGETILIGKTIAGKGGCTVMAEGGYNAVLRTDDTLSGHLDDTLKGGGYLNDPALAEILVNEAPDRINDLLRFGAVFDADPTCTIAQRPFGGQRYPRTCYAGDRTGHEIVMTLLERLRSSDVVVRNEVAALELAKDGDHVSGAITSTRDGAIGAIAADAVILATGGAGQIYDISTNSTAGTGDGYALGYRAGAELIDMEMVQFHPTGAVHPYDARGRLITEAVRGEGGILKNALGERFMARYDPDRMELSTRDVVARSIATEVLEGRGTERGGVWLDVTHLPAKQIEERLPLMLEQFLRFGVDIRTGPMEVAPTAHHMMGGLRIRPDCQTTLPGLFACGEVAGGVHGANRLGGNALAETQVFGRRAGEAAGRSKEQGRRIDLDQIAAVEAGIAAYGEGSLRPSDAVARLKRAMWDGAGIYRDAASLTQTREAVLDLISTPLFAASGPEILDAWTAGNMMLVAGMILDGALMREESRGAHVRRDCAVRWEALASPYGHTFISKSHRGIELLRRFP, via the coding sequence ATGGGTGCGATAGAGAGAGAGGATTGCCACGTTCTCGTCATCGGGAGCGGTGGTGCAGGGATCAGGGCCGCACTTGAGGCCGCGGAGTATGGGGAGACGATCCTGATAGGGAAGACGATCGCCGGGAAGGGCGGCTGCACGGTCATGGCAGAAGGTGGCTATAATGCAGTGCTCAGGACCGATGATACCCTCAGCGGCCATCTTGACGATACCCTCAAAGGCGGAGGGTACCTCAATGATCCTGCTTTGGCTGAGATCCTTGTCAATGAAGCACCGGATCGGATCAATGATCTCCTCCGCTTCGGTGCCGTCTTTGATGCCGATCCCACCTGTACAATCGCTCAGCGCCCGTTTGGTGGCCAGCGATACCCGAGAACCTGTTATGCAGGTGACCGGACCGGCCATGAGATTGTCATGACCCTCCTCGAACGGCTCCGTTCATCCGATGTCGTGGTACGAAATGAGGTTGCTGCCCTTGAGCTTGCAAAGGATGGCGATCATGTATCCGGTGCGATCACATCCACAAGGGATGGTGCTATCGGTGCCATCGCAGCCGATGCGGTCATCCTTGCAACCGGCGGTGCAGGACAGATATATGATATCTCCACAAACTCGACCGCCGGGACCGGGGACGGATATGCACTCGGCTACCGTGCCGGTGCCGAACTGATCGATATGGAGATGGTCCAGTTTCATCCGACCGGTGCGGTCCATCCCTATGATGCACGCGGCAGGCTCATCACCGAGGCGGTGAGGGGGGAAGGCGGCATCCTGAAAAATGCCCTCGGAGAGCGGTTCATGGCACGGTATGATCCCGACAGGATGGAGCTCTCGACACGGGATGTCGTTGCCCGATCCATCGCAACCGAGGTCCTGGAAGGGAGGGGGACTGAGCGGGGTGGTGTCTGGCTTGATGTGACACATCTTCCGGCGAAGCAGATTGAAGAGCGTCTCCCCCTCATGCTTGAACAGTTCCTCAGGTTCGGGGTTGATATCCGGACCGGGCCGATGGAGGTTGCACCAACCGCCCACCACATGATGGGGGGCCTTCGGATCAGACCCGACTGCCAGACGACGCTCCCGGGACTCTTCGCATGCGGTGAGGTTGCCGGCGGGGTGCATGGGGCCAACCGGCTTGGAGGAAATGCCCTCGCCGAGACGCAGGTCTTCGGGCGGCGTGCAGGGGAGGCGGCAGGCCGGTCGAAGGAGCAGGGGCGGCGGATCGATCTCGACCAGATCGCAGCCGTTGAGGCGGGGATTGCAGCGTACGGAGAGGGCAGTCTCCGCCCATCTGATGCGGTGGCGAGGCTGAAACGGGCGATGTGGGACGGTGCCGGTATCTACCGGGATGCCGCCTCCCTGACACAAACCCGTGAAGCGGTCCTTGATCTCATCTCCACACCCCTCTTTGCCGCATCCGGGCCGGAGATCCTGGATGCATGGACAGCAGGAAACATGATGCTTGTTGCCGGGATGATCCTCGACGGTGCACTGATGCGTGAGGAGTCGAGGGGTGCGCATGTCAGGAGGGATTGTGCGGTCCGCTGGGAGGCATTGGCTTCCCCGTACGGCCATACCTTCATCTCAAAATCCCATCGGGGTATTGAGCTGCTCCGGAGGTTCCCATGA
- a CDS encoding aspartate kinase translates to MRLVMKFGGTSVGDETCIARVVDILAAHRQNGDELAVVVSAMTGVTDQLVATAQEVVTASEHPPIDALIRALRTRHMKTLEAVAPGSLEEVGEYIDDRLGQLKHILSAVHTLRELTPRSKDYILSFGERLSASIVSAALREAGIPSTVLDGCEAGIITNSCHGGAVALPESYNRIAGRVGPLLTECVPVIMGYMGCSQEGYVTTLGRSGSDYTGSIIGAGINADEIWIWTDVDGVLTTDPRMIREARVIPMISYLEMMELSYFGAKVLHPKSVEPAMAKGIMVRVKNTFNPSSPGTSIVRTARQEKRVVKAISIIRNVALLTIGGAQMAGRPGVAKAIFSGLADREVNVMLISQGSSEANITLVIDEDHLIPAIESLNEIKNRGYVREINADKDIVVIAVVGAGMAGAPGTSGRIFSALGRAGVNVMMISQGSSEVNISFVVRETDGPRAVQVLHDEYRLSEVDDE, encoded by the coding sequence ATGAGGCTTGTAATGAAATTTGGCGGCACATCGGTAGGGGATGAGACCTGCATCGCCCGCGTGGTGGATATCCTTGCAGCACACCGTCAGAATGGTGATGAGCTCGCCGTCGTCGTCTCGGCGATGACCGGGGTGACCGATCAGCTTGTTGCGACGGCACAGGAGGTTGTCACCGCGTCAGAACATCCCCCGATTGATGCGCTGATCCGTGCGCTTCGAACCCGGCATATGAAGACGCTGGAAGCGGTTGCACCCGGCTCCCTTGAGGAGGTCGGAGAGTACATCGATGACCGGCTCGGACAACTGAAACATATTCTCAGCGCTGTGCACACCCTCAGAGAGCTGACCCCGAGATCAAAGGATTATATCCTCTCCTTTGGGGAGCGGCTCTCTGCATCGATCGTCTCAGCCGCACTCAGGGAGGCCGGCATCCCATCGACCGTCCTTGACGGGTGTGAGGCAGGGATCATCACAAATTCGTGCCATGGCGGAGCGGTGGCCCTTCCGGAGAGTTATAACCGGATTGCAGGGAGGGTCGGCCCCCTTCTCACCGAATGTGTCCCGGTCATCATGGGGTACATGGGGTGCAGCCAGGAGGGATATGTGACCACCCTTGGGAGGAGTGGATCCGACTACACCGGGTCGATCATCGGTGCAGGGATCAATGCCGACGAGATCTGGATCTGGACCGATGTCGATGGCGTCCTGACGACAGATCCGAGAATGATCAGGGAGGCACGGGTGATCCCGATGATCTCATACCTTGAGATGATGGAGTTGTCGTACTTCGGTGCAAAGGTGCTCCATCCAAAGTCGGTTGAGCCTGCGATGGCGAAGGGCATTATGGTCCGGGTGAAGAATACCTTCAACCCATCCTCCCCCGGCACCTCCATCGTCCGGACGGCAAGACAGGAGAAGCGGGTCGTCAAGGCGATCTCGATCATCAGGAATGTCGCACTCCTTACCATCGGCGGAGCCCAGATGGCAGGCCGGCCCGGTGTCGCAAAAGCGATCTTCTCGGGGCTCGCCGACCGCGAGGTGAATGTGATGCTCATCTCACAGGGATCATCTGAAGCAAATATCACCCTCGTCATCGACGAGGATCATCTGATCCCGGCAATTGAATCGCTCAATGAGATCAAGAACCGGGGATATGTCCGCGAGATCAACGCCGATAAGGATATCGTTGTAATCGCCGTCGTCGGTGCAGGAATGGCAGGAGCACCCGGGACCAGTGGCAGGATCTTCTCGGCACTCGGGAGAGCCGGTGTGAACGTGATGATGATCTCCCAGGGGTCATCTGAGGTGAATATATCATTTGTCGTCAGGGAGACTGACGGGCCGCGGGCGGTCCAGGTGCTCCATGATGAGTACCGCCTCTCGGAGGTCGATGATGAGTAA
- the purM gene encoding phosphoribosylformylglycinamidine cyclo-ligase, producing MSNTTYRDAGVDIDLEADAVKALIGSLTYRRTGEFGMVGDLGHFAGLIDFGPYVLAMATDGVGTKMLVADALMDWTTVGIDCIAMNVNDLYVMNLEPVAFVDYIATDSLDPEKMRALGKGLNEGARQANMNIVGGETATLKGLVNGLDLAGTCLGVQKREKVITGSAVAPGDIIVGVPSSGVHSNGLTLARTIALGHGGYDTLLPDGRTVGETLLTPTRIYAEVLSVCEACEVHGMCHVTGGGLLNFLRVGPYGFSFDDPMPVPGIFSWLAEKGNVDEDEMYRTFNMGMGYAFIVPASSVPVITEMIPGAQVVGRVIPEKGIRLKGREIR from the coding sequence ATGAGTAACACAACCTACCGTGATGCCGGGGTCGATATCGATCTCGAGGCAGATGCCGTCAAAGCATTGATCGGATCATTAACATACCGCCGTACCGGGGAGTTCGGCATGGTCGGGGATCTCGGTCATTTTGCAGGACTGATCGATTTTGGACCCTATGTCCTTGCGATGGCGACCGATGGCGTCGGTACAAAGATGCTTGTTGCAGACGCCCTCATGGACTGGACGACGGTCGGGATCGACTGTATCGCCATGAATGTCAATGATCTCTATGTGATGAACCTTGAACCTGTGGCATTCGTCGATTATATCGCGACCGACTCCCTCGATCCGGAGAAGATGAGGGCTCTTGGCAAGGGGCTTAACGAGGGGGCACGGCAGGCGAATATGAATATCGTCGGCGGCGAGACGGCCACCCTCAAAGGGCTTGTCAACGGGCTTGATCTCGCAGGCACATGCCTGGGTGTCCAGAAACGTGAGAAGGTGATCACCGGATCCGCCGTTGCACCCGGTGATATCATCGTTGGCGTACCATCCAGCGGGGTGCATTCAAACGGCCTCACCCTCGCCCGGACGATTGCCCTCGGACATGGAGGATACGACACCCTCCTCCCGGATGGGAGGACCGTTGGTGAAACCCTCCTCACCCCGACCAGGATCTATGCAGAGGTACTCTCCGTCTGTGAAGCCTGCGAGGTTCATGGGATGTGCCATGTCACCGGCGGGGGACTCCTGAACTTCCTGAGAGTCGGCCCGTACGGATTTTCCTTTGACGATCCGATGCCCGTTCCCGGTATCTTCTCCTGGCTTGCAGAGAAGGGCAATGTGGATGAGGATGAGATGTACCGGACCTTCAATATGGGGATGGGCTATGCCTTCATCGTCCCGGCCTCCAGTGTACCGGTCATCACGGAGATGATCCCGGGTGCCCAGGTCGTCGGCCGGGTTATTCCTGAGAAAGGTATCCGGCTGAAGGGAAGAGAGATCAGATAG
- a CDS encoding NYN domain-containing protein, which produces MENTRFEERKELFCAIYLDYENLAISAGQSYPTLEGPLSLGPIIDYAASLGEICIRKAFADWSAGECAADVKKLVKYGFEMRHLPQTSSRGKNGADMDMALDVLEDMIHLSHIEIFIIGSGDTDFIPLIRRLRARGKRVYLLGFDSSVGSAIKENCTKFQSLDELLGLIEMARDGPESEEDPAIIEEDRIAARDLIIRFVRTRTEEGPVFLSDLKNQLIRINPSFSEKRLGFSSFKKFISSLKGDLVSEIITDRRTGHPLVTFRDIDEIDPVRIDADDCLATCLNSRLRFIGDRGVRNRIFEQILETFRDRRPRSIHEIASAIHPKIEGSVSRATLNRLLFGLGGEERVFRYYRKDPMVPPIDSPQILNDTIRTADDIEAIYLASVRESLKRIFPDMDDAMVERVVK; this is translated from the coding sequence ATGGAAAATACACGATTTGAAGAGCGGAAGGAACTCTTCTGTGCCATCTATCTCGATTATGAGAACCTTGCCATCTCAGCGGGGCAGTCCTACCCGACACTTGAAGGGCCCCTCTCCCTTGGCCCGATCATCGACTATGCCGCATCCCTTGGGGAGATCTGTATCCGGAAGGCATTTGCAGACTGGTCAGCCGGCGAGTGTGCAGCAGATGTGAAGAAACTGGTCAAGTACGGCTTTGAGATGCGCCATCTCCCGCAGACGAGTTCACGGGGCAAGAACGGAGCAGACATGGATATGGCACTTGATGTGCTTGAGGATATGATCCACCTCTCCCATATAGAGATCTTCATCATCGGATCAGGGGACACCGATTTCATCCCATTGATCAGAAGGCTCCGGGCACGGGGGAAGCGGGTGTATCTCCTCGGGTTTGACAGCTCTGTCGGGAGCGCCATCAAGGAGAACTGCACCAAATTCCAGTCACTGGATGAGCTCCTTGGCCTCATCGAGATGGCCCGTGACGGGCCGGAGTCAGAGGAGGATCCGGCGATCATCGAAGAGGATCGGATCGCCGCACGCGATCTCATTATCAGGTTTGTCAGGACACGGACCGAAGAGGGGCCGGTCTTCCTCTCGGATCTCAAGAACCAGCTGATCCGGATCAACCCCTCCTTCTCTGAGAAGAGGCTCGGTTTCTCATCCTTCAAGAAGTTCATCTCGTCCCTGAAAGGGGATCTCGTCAGTGAGATCATCACCGACAGGCGGACAGGGCATCCCCTCGTCACCTTCCGGGATATCGATGAGATCGATCCCGTCCGGATCGACGCAGATGACTGCCTTGCCACCTGCCTCAACTCACGCCTCAGGTTCATCGGGGATCGTGGGGTTCGTAACCGGATTTTCGAGCAGATCCTTGAGACCTTCCGGGACAGGCGGCCCCGCTCAATCCATGAGATCGCATCTGCCATCCATCCGAAGATCGAGGGGTCAGTCTCGAGGGCAACCTTAAACCGGCTCCTCTTCGGCCTGGGAGGGGAGGAGCGGGTATTCCGGTATTACCGGAAGGATCCGATGGTCCCGCCGATCGATTCCCCGCAGATTCTCAATGATACGATCAGGACGGCAGATGATATCGAGGCGATCTACCTTGCATCTGTCCGGGAGTCGCTGAAACGGATCTTCCCTGATATGGATGATGCCATGGTCGAACGGGTTGTGAAGTGA
- a CDS encoding small ribosomal subunit Rsm22 family protein, with protein sequence MMDETIQQKFRRWTDERPFFLLSEFHAQTGGLTGFDELKEMIIPLLPGCGCEALRCGDDYAIQWLKSPACLPHYPESGFERLPEDIEDRILEYISRKTGKPWDDPVTLERIREAVKSQKETYWQEGDDRAIRYGSGYSVFAYLAYHLPVYFIQMRHLLSELLVDRLLPGRMAVLDVGAGPGTVTLALTDLLSGMPECRATIHAIEQSGEFIEAYNAITRSYTERSGSVTAPAPYAADISDPASPLPDGPYDLIVCANVLNEISDATAREEAVMRLAERLREDGTLLICEPADLANATALRNLSRRLKGRGLSIYSPCNDIRGVPCMVERCWTFTTFPEIRSNRLMVAVAKTPEKYRYLNTDIKVSYAIHRKDGKKKSSYRVAPGVKAERLSRLQLHEGKRINLIASKISGNIGDKETFLYRICDGTGKREVYAALPIYHQSERNLALRSAGYGSVLRFDQILVRYHKKYDAFHLLLTKDSTITLIDGTLKEADQIQVSEEKQKKKQGSVKGRRDGKKPDVGKRKKK encoded by the coding sequence ATGATGGACGAGACGATACAACAGAAGTTCCGACGGTGGACCGATGAGCGGCCATTCTTTCTCCTCTCAGAGTTCCATGCTCAAACAGGGGGTTTAACCGGATTCGATGAGCTGAAGGAGATGATCATCCCCCTCCTCCCCGGCTGCGGATGTGAGGCGCTCAGATGCGGGGATGATTATGCCATCCAGTGGCTAAAATCCCCTGCCTGCCTGCCTCACTATCCGGAATCGGGGTTTGAGCGCCTCCCTGAGGATATTGAGGATCGTATTCTGGAGTATATCAGCAGAAAAACCGGGAAACCCTGGGATGATCCGGTCACCCTTGAACGGATACGTGAGGCGGTGAAGAGCCAGAAAGAGACCTACTGGCAGGAGGGTGATGATCGGGCGATCCGGTACGGAAGCGGCTACAGTGTCTTTGCCTACCTCGCCTACCATCTTCCGGTCTATTTCATCCAGATGCGCCATCTCCTCTCCGAACTCCTTGTGGATCGCCTCCTTCCCGGCAGGATGGCAGTCCTGGATGTCGGAGCGGGGCCGGGGACGGTCACCCTGGCGCTCACCGATCTCCTCTCCGGTATGCCAGAGTGCCGGGCAACAATCCATGCCATCGAACAGTCAGGGGAGTTCATCGAGGCATACAACGCCATCACCCGGAGTTATACAGAGAGATCCGGGTCAGTCACCGCACCAGCCCCGTATGCCGCCGATATCAGTGATCCTGCATCCCCCCTTCCGGACGGACCGTATGACCTCATCGTCTGCGCAAATGTCCTCAATGAGATCTCTGATGCGACTGCCCGTGAAGAGGCGGTGATGAGGCTTGCAGAACGGCTCCGGGAGGACGGCACCCTTCTCATCTGTGAACCTGCGGATCTGGCCAATGCAACTGCGCTCCGAAACCTCTCCCGCCGCCTTAAAGGCCGCGGTCTCTCCATCTACTCCCCCTGCAATGATATCCGGGGCGTCCCCTGCATGGTTGAGCGGTGCTGGACCTTCACCACCTTCCCTGAGATCCGGTCAAACCGGCTGATGGTGGCGGTGGCAAAGACGCCGGAGAAGTACCGGTACCTCAATACCGATATCAAGGTCTCCTATGCCATCCATCGGAAGGATGGAAAGAAGAAGAGTTCGTACCGGGTGGCGCCGGGTGTGAAGGCCGAGCGTCTCTCCCGCCTCCAGCTCCATGAAGGGAAGCGGATCAATCTCATCGCCTCGAAGATCTCGGGCAATATCGGGGATAAGGAGACCTTCCTCTACCGTATCTGTGATGGAACCGGGAAACGTGAGGTCTATGCAGCTCTCCCGATCTATCATCAGAGCGAGAGGAATCTTGCTCTCCGCTCTGCCGGGTATGGATCCGTTCTCAGGTTCGACCAGATTCTTGTCCGGTATCACAAAAAATACGATGCATTCCATCTTCTTCTGACGAAAGACTCAACCATAACCCTCATAGATGGTACTCTGAAGGAGGCGGATCAGATACAGGTCTCTGAAGAAAAACAGAAGAAGAAACAGGGATCAGTGAAGGGACGTCGTGATGGTAAGAAACCCGATGTAGGCAAGCGCAAGAAAAAGTGA
- a CDS encoding GntT/GntP/DsdX family permease yields MDALPAFLICIIAITVATAYFRLPPFPVLFSAALLFGGLSGLDPDTVIHSASAGAGRVFAILGVAVWGGSIIAASLASGGGIARLLADLRTISGRPGLQAGLAGWLLAVPFMCAITPFLVLAPLFQRITTDPAFSARLLSIIAIGSIFSFVLIAPAPVMATLIQTLTPGADPGINRITLPFSLLLLAAVILVLWRGISGDSPDTGTPGRRIPAWAPIATPVIIILAGLIIPGTGILGSLPIAFIAGAGVSLMLIAPDLRRETVSKGTKHAGVIIFDLCGAGAFGGVIAASSLPGDAIALLGMALPLVILPFLLAAIIQTAQGSRVVTAVITADLLSVTTLPEMIPAVPLLLMIAAGTMVISFASDPFFWLINRTTNDSVRGTFITFTLPLAGAGLATLLLALLLL; encoded by the coding sequence GTGGATGCCCTCCCCGCATTCCTCATCTGTATCATTGCTATCACCGTAGCAACCGCCTATTTTCGTCTTCCGCCGTTTCCGGTTCTCTTTTCAGCCGCACTCCTCTTCGGCGGCCTGAGCGGACTCGATCCCGACACGGTTATTCATTCGGCAAGTGCCGGAGCAGGCCGTGTCTTTGCTATTCTTGGTGTTGCCGTCTGGGGGGGATCGATCATCGCCGCATCCCTTGCATCGGGGGGTGGGATCGCCCGTCTCCTTGCTGATCTCCGCACCATATCCGGACGGCCCGGCCTCCAGGCAGGGCTTGCCGGGTGGCTCCTTGCCGTCCCGTTCATGTGTGCGATAACTCCGTTCCTCGTCCTCGCCCCCCTCTTTCAGAGGATAACAACCGATCCGGCGTTCTCTGCGCGTCTCCTCTCGATCATCGCCATCGGTTCCATCTTCTCGTTCGTCCTCATCGCCCCTGCACCCGTGATGGCGACCCTCATTCAGACGCTGACACCCGGCGCTGATCCCGGCATCAACCGGATCACCCTCCCCTTCTCGCTTCTTCTTCTTGCGGCAGTCATCCTCGTTCTTTGGAGGGGGATATCCGGAGATTCCCCTGATACCGGCACCCCGGGAAGGCGGATTCCTGCATGGGCTCCGATTGCCACCCCGGTCATCATCATTCTCGCAGGTCTCATCATACCGGGAACTGGTATCCTCGGGTCTCTCCCCATCGCCTTCATTGCGGGTGCAGGGGTCTCCCTCATGCTGATAGCACCGGATCTCCGGCGGGAGACGGTGAGCAAAGGGACGAAACATGCCGGGGTGATCATCTTCGATCTCTGCGGTGCAGGTGCCTTCGGCGGTGTGATCGCCGCGAGCAGTCTCCCCGGGGATGCCATCGCGCTCCTTGGGATGGCACTCCCTCTCGTCATCCTGCCATTTCTCCTCGCCGCCATCATCCAGACCGCACAGGGGTCACGGGTCGTCACCGCAGTCATCACCGCAGATCTCCTCTCGGTAACAACGCTTCCGGAGATGATCCCTGCGGTGCCGCTCCTCCTGATGATCGCCGCCGGGACGATGGTCATCAGTTTTGCAAGTGATCCCTTCTTCTGGCTCATCAACAGAACCACAAACGACTCTGTCAGGGGGACGTTCATCACCTTCACCCTCCCGCTTGCCGGAGCCGGTCTTGCCACCCTCCTCCTGGCACTCCTCCTCCTCTGA
- a CDS encoding ZPR1 zinc finger domain-containing protein, translated as MKQALSGPCPLCGTEIDYVYQTENIPFFSDILLICGLCEDCGFRLTDTMILTEREPVRFELPIEEADDLSARVIRSTSGRIEIPELGVSVDPGPACQGFVSNVEGVLVRVEGAIRTVLLSADDDERRSAIEGLERLADAKEGRIPFTLIIEDPSGNSAIISEKACRSPLPVSEE; from the coding sequence GTGAAGCAGGCCCTCTCCGGACCCTGCCCCCTCTGTGGAACCGAGATTGACTATGTCTATCAGACCGAGAATATCCCGTTCTTCTCTGATATTCTTCTCATCTGCGGCCTCTGTGAGGACTGCGGATTCCGGCTGACAGATACGATGATCCTCACCGAGAGGGAACCGGTTCGGTTTGAGCTTCCGATAGAAGAGGCAGATGACCTCTCTGCCCGGGTCATCCGTTCGACATCGGGGAGGATCGAGATCCCGGAGCTTGGTGTCTCAGTCGATCCCGGCCCTGCATGCCAGGGGTTCGTCTCGAATGTGGAGGGTGTTCTTGTGCGCGTTGAGGGTGCCATCAGGACCGTTCTCCTCTCTGCCGACGATGATGAGAGGCGTTCTGCCATCGAGGGGCTTGAGCGTCTCGCAGATGCGAAGGAGGGGAGGATCCCCTTCACCCTGATCATCGAGGACCCCTCCGGAAACAGTGCCATCATCTCTGAGAAGGCATGCAGAAGCCCGCTTCCTGTCTCTGAGGAGTGA
- a CDS encoding cell division protein SepF yields the protein MGFLDSIIGGKGATPKEDDYMDLDLAAYEEAAGEEPALMYVKIATINDLKDTPRVKDEVYNNNIVIIDIQKLKLDKITFERVMKDLKDVAKDVNGDIIGIGDQRYVVITPTSVKISREKVGGGN from the coding sequence ATGGGATTTCTTGATTCCATCATTGGCGGAAAGGGAGCCACCCCCAAGGAAGATGATTATATGGATCTTGACCTTGCGGCCTACGAAGAGGCTGCGGGTGAAGAGCCTGCTCTGATGTATGTGAAGATAGCAACGATCAATGACCTCAAGGATACCCCCCGGGTCAAAGACGAGGTCTACAATAACAACATCGTGATCATCGATATCCAGAAGCTCAAACTCGATAAGATCACATTTGAGCGGGTGATGAAGGATCTGAAGGATGTGGCCAAGGACGTTAATGGTGATATAATCGGCATCGGCGACCAGCGGTACGTTGTTATAACTCCGACATCGGTGAAGATCTCACGGGAGAAGGTTGGCGGAGGCAACTAG